In Deltaproteobacteria bacterium, the genomic stretch GCTGCTTATCCTCGCTGTGGCCATAGCGAGGAGTGCCGCGGCCGAGGAGCCCGACACGGAGCTGATCGCGAAGATCACTGGCCTCAAGCCGGATGTGAAGAACGGCATCGCGAAGATCAGCGTGCCACGCGGGGACCTCGGAGCGGTCATCGACGGGGCGAAGATGCAGCCGTTCCAGGGCCTCACGTCGTGGGCCGCGTTCCAGGCTGCGGGCGACAAGACGATCGTCATGGGCGACATGACGTTGACCGAGCCGCAGGTGAATCCCACGATGAGCGCCGCCCTCGACAACGGACTCGAGGTGACCGCCCTGCACAACCACTTCTTCTTCGACCGCCCGCACGTCTTCTTCATGCACATCGGTGGTGTGGGGACCACCGAGCAGCTGGCGACGGGGGTCCGGAAGGCCCTGGACGCCGCGAACGCGGCGCAGCGGGGAACCGGCTTCGGCGGCGTGAGCATCCCGACGAAGAGCACGATCGACCCGAAGCCGCTCGAGACGATCCTCGGCGCGTCGGCGCAGGCGAAGGACGGGATCGCGAAGTTCTCCTTCGGCCGCAAGACGTCCATGCACGGCGCCGAGGTCGGAGAGGCGATGGGCGTGAACACCTGGGCGGCGTTCGCGGGGAGCCAGCGAGCCGCGGTGGTCGACGGCGACTTCGCGATGCTCGAAGACGAGCTGCAGGATGTCCTCAAGGCGCTGCGTCACGCGAACATCAACATCGTCGCGATTCACAACCACATGACGCACGAGCAGCCGCGCATCATGTTTCTGCACTTCTGGGCGAAGGGTCCGGCCGAGGAGCTCGCGCGAGGTGTCAAATCCGCCCTCGACACGCAGAAGAAGTGACCGGGAGGCACGCACTGAATGACATGCTTGGCTTCGTCGACTACCACCGCGGGCGGCCGGCGGTGGCGCAGCCCTCCCCATCGTGGCACCCCGCGCTCCTCGGGTAGCGCCCGCGCTCGATGCGAACGCTGGCTCGATGCCGTCCCCTTCCCCTCGTCATCGCCGTCATCCTTTCCCGTGGACCGTCGCGGGCACTCGCGTACCGGCCCTTCGTCTCCACCGACGCGGCCGTGGCGGACCGCCGTGAAGTCGAGCTCGAGTTCGGGTACGCCGGGTTCCGGCGAGGCGACGGCCGCACCGCCATCGTCGCCCCGACGGTCATCGCGAACATCGGCCTCGGACGCGGCCTGGAGGCCGTGGCGGAGTTCAAGCTGGTGAATGACCTGTCGCGCGGAGACGAGCGCGACCACACCCGGTTCGAGGACAGCGCGCTCTCGCTGAAGTGGATCGCCCGGGAAGGCGTGTTCCAGGAACATGGCGCCGCGCCCTCGTTGGCCGTCGAGCTGAGCGCGCTGCTCCCGACCATCCGCGGCGAAGATCGCCCGGGCGGTGAGCTGGTCGGTATCGCGTCCGGCAGGGCGCTCGGATGGACGTACCACCTGAACGGCGGCGGGCTGGTCGAGGCCGGCGGCGACGAGCCGGGCATCCTCTGGGGAGTCATCGTCGAACGTCCCCTGCTCGACCGCGTCCGAGCGGTCGCCGAAGTGAATGGGGAGACCGTCCGCGGGAGGAAGGCAGACAATAGCGCGCTCCTTGGCGCGGTCTGGGATGTGGCGGCTCCCTCTCCACTTCACGAGCTGTCGTTCGATGTCGGCGTCCGGCACGGCATCAGCCGGAC encodes the following:
- a CDS encoding DUF1259 domain-containing protein gives rise to the protein MLILAVAIARSAAAEEPDTELIAKITGLKPDVKNGIAKISVPRGDLGAVIDGAKMQPFQGLTSWAAFQAAGDKTIVMGDMTLTEPQVNPTMSAALDNGLEVTALHNHFFFDRPHVFFMHIGGVGTTEQLATGVRKALDAANAAQRGTGFGGVSIPTKSTIDPKPLETILGASAQAKDGIAKFSFGRKTSMHGAEVGEAMGVNTWAAFAGSQRAAVVDGDFAMLEDELQDVLKALRHANINIVAIHNHMTHEQPRIMFLHFWAKGPAEELARGVKSALDTQKK